CGTCTGTCGCGCTCGGCGCTCGCCGATGTGCGCGGCGCGGTCGAAGGCTTCCGCGAGATCTCGCTCGCGGGCGAACTCAGCCGGGCCCGGTCGGCACTGAACGCGGCGGGCATTCAGGCGTCCCTGCCTTCGAGCGTCGAGGACGTGCCGGAGGAGTTGCGCGAGCCGTTCGCCTGGACGGTGCGCGAGGCGGTCACGAACGTGCTGCGCCACTCGGGCGCCACGACGTGCGCGATCACGATCGGGTCGGAGCGGGTCAGCGTGCAGGACAACGGTGTCGGACACGACGGCATCGCGTCGGGCGAGGGGCTGGTCGGGTTGCGGGAGCGGGCGCGCATCGCCGGGTTGCAATTGCAGGTGAACCTGGTTCAGTCCAACGGGGTGCGGGTCAGCATGGCCGCCCCGGAGGGCAACGCATGATCAAGGTGATGCTGGCCGACGACCAGGCGCTGGTGCGCGGGGGACTGGCCGCCCTGTTGTCCTTCGAATCCGATCTGGAGGTCGTGGCCGAGGTGGGTTCGGGTGACGACGTGGTCGACGTGGCCCGTCGCACCCGCCCCGACGTCGTGCTGATGGACGTCGAGATGCCCGCCAAGGACGGCATCACCGCCACGGCCGACGTCACGGCGGCGATCCCCGACGTCCGGGTGCTCATCGTCACGACCTTCGGTCGTCCCGGCTACCTGCGGCGCGGACTGCAAGCCGGCGCAGCCGGATTCGTCGTCAAGGACACCCCCGCGCGCGAACTCGCAGCCGCCATCCGACGCGTCCATGTCGGGCTGCGGGTGGTCGACCCGAGCCTCGCCGCAGACAGCCTCGTCAGCGGTGAGTCACCGCTGACCACCCGTGAGTCGGAGGTGCTGCGCGAAGCGCGCGCCGGAGGCACGGTCAGCGATGTGGCCAAGCGGATGTTCCTGTCCGAAGGCACCATCCGCAACCACCTGTCGTCGGCCATCGGCAAGACCGGAGCCCGCAACCGCGCCGAGGCCGTGACCATCGCCGACAACAACGGCTGGCTCTGAACCCCGCAAACACTGCAGTACTCCTTGGTCGCTGCAGTTGCAAACGCAGCGACTGACGAGTACTGCAGCGTTTGCGGGAGGGGGAGTTTGCGGGACGGGAGAGGTCGCCGATTTGCAT
This genomic stretch from Calidifontibacter indicus harbors:
- a CDS encoding response regulator transcription factor — its product is MIKVMLADDQALVRGGLAALLSFESDLEVVAEVGSGDDVVDVARRTRPDVVLMDVEMPAKDGITATADVTAAIPDVRVLIVTTFGRPGYLRRGLQAGAAGFVVKDTPARELAAAIRRVHVGLRVVDPSLAADSLVSGESPLTTRESEVLREARAGGTVSDVAKRMFLSEGTIRNHLSSAIGKTGARNRAEAVTIADNNGWL